The Paenibacillus amylolyticus genome contains the following window.
CACGTAGATCTGCGGCTTCATCGTTTCCAGGCATTTCACCAGTTTCTTCAAATTGTTCACCTTCATGTTGGGACATACGAGGAATTTGGTAGCAAAATGGAATTGTTTATCCGGACTATCCAGACGAAGCTGATATCCTGTACCATCCTCGGTACCTACGATAAATTCCTTCGCTGATGAATTTTTGCAGTATTCCAGAATAGCTGTTGTACTGCCTACAAAATCACCCATTTCTACAACCTCAGGGCGGCACTCTGGATGGACAACAAACTCTGCGTTTGGATGCTTGGCTCTCATCTCCACCACATCTTTGACTGTGAGCATATCATGCGTGTTGCAGTACCCTTCCCAGATAATCATTTTCTTGTCTGTATGCTGCTGCACATAATGTCCCAGGTTTTTATCAGGTACCCAGATAATTTCGTCGGAATCCACCGATTGAATAACCCGTACTGCATTGGCAGATGTACAACAGATGTCCGTCTCTGCTTTGATCTCAGCCGAGGAATTGATATACGTAACCACCTTGGCATTAGGGTGTTGTGCTTTCAATCTGCGTAATCCATCCACATTCACCATATCTGCCATTGGGCATCCTGCTCGCTCATCCGGGATGATAACTGTTTTATTGGGTGCCAGAATTTTAGCGCTTTCACCCATAAAATGAACACCACAGAAAACGATCACATCCGCATCGGTTTGTGCTGCCTTCTGGGCTAACAGAAATGAATCTCCGCGGAAGTCAGCAACCTCCTGTACCTCGTCACGTTGGTAATAATGGGCAAGAATAATAGCATTACGTTCCTTCTTCAGTTCCATCAGCCGCTCACGCAACTCGCGGTTCATCTCAGCCTTGCGCTCTAAAGCCAGAGCTTCCACCTGTGATCCTCTCCTTTATCGGGACAGCGTCATACGCTGTTTCGTAGGGCCATCCTAAGTCGTTAATTTCGCTTGAGAAACGAATCACAAGCGGTTTAACAACTAATCTACACAACGTTCACGACTCTGTCAATAAATGAAAAAGGTCCAGAACCACGCTGTAACCACCCGTTTGCTAACTGGTTCGCCATCTAACCCCCGTTTATCTTTATCTATCCCCCTTTCAAATAATGGACAAAAAGAGAGCCCGAGGGCTCTCCTGATTTCACCTGCTGGCATAGCCAGATGTATTATGCATTAAGACGTTGGCTTCGTTCCGCCATCATCCGGGTTATTGGTATTACCTTTTCCAGATTCGGAGACTCGTTTGGAATATCTCCGGCTGGTGGTTCAGGCGTTTCATCTTTACCTTGAATACGAACACGCACATCACCGATGTTGTCGATGATCGGCTCTCCGCCTTCAGTTGGTGTGCCTTCACCATCATTGTCGTTCTCTGCTTTTGGAGTCAAGGAACCTGTTTCGATCAATTGCTTGATCTGATCCATTTCCAACGTCTCTACCTCAAGCAAAGTTTGAGCAATCAAATGCATCTCTTTTGAATGTTTAACAAGCAAGTCTTTACATTTCTCATAACATTCATTAATAAAGCGTTGCATTTCCTGATCAATCTCATACGCAATGGAATCTGAGTAATTCTGTTCATGACCAATATCCCGACCAAGGAATACCTGTCCTTGTGAACTTCCGAATTGCATAGGTCCCAATTTCTCACTCATACCGTATTCCATAACCATGCTGCGAACAATACCTGTCGCTTGCTGGAAGTCACTGTATGCACCAGTACCGATCTCTCCGATGAACAATTCTTCAGCTACACGACCTCCAAGAAGTCCGGTTACTTTATCCAACAGTTCCTGCTTGGTAACCAGCATACGGTCTTCTTTTGGCAACATGATTACATATCCACCCGCACGTCCGCGCGGAATAATGGTCACTTTATGTACCATATCAGCATGTTCGAGGAAGTATCCTACAATGGTATGGCCTGCTTCGTGATAAGCAACGATTCGTTTCTCACGATCACTGATGACACGGCTTTTCTTCTCCGTACCAACGATGACGCGGTCGATCGCTTCGTCAA
Protein-coding sequences here:
- the nadA gene encoding quinolinate synthase NadA, translated to MEALALERKAEMNRELRERLMELKKERNAIILAHYYQRDEVQEVADFRGDSFLLAQKAAQTDADVIVFCGVHFMGESAKILAPNKTVIIPDERAGCPMADMVNVDGLRRLKAQHPNAKVVTYINSSAEIKAETDICCTSANAVRVIQSVDSDEIIWVPDKNLGHYVQQHTDKKMIIWEGYCNTHDMLTVKDVVEMRAKHPNAEFVVHPECRPEVVEMGDFVGSTTAILEYCKNSSAKEFIVGTEDGTGYQLRLDSPDKQFHFATKFLVCPNMKVNNLKKLVKCLETMKPQIYVPPAVADKARESLERMLLVK